The Blastomonas fulva genome contains a region encoding:
- the lldD gene encoding FMN-dependent L-lactate dehydrogenase LldD, producing MTAAASTLDYRALARARLPHFLFEYIDGGSYAEVTLQRNVTDLAEVALRQRVMTDVSAIDLSTELFGQRLAMPVALAPVGLAGMNARRGEVQAARAAQAAGVPFCLSTVSVCPLAEVAAAAAPFWFQLYMIRDRAFMIDLIDQARAAGCSALVFTVDMPVPGSRYRDLRSGLAGAAGIAGSLRRAWQAARRPGWAWDVGLQGRPHHLGNVAPVLGSNSGLEDFLGWMRNNFDPTVTWRDLEFVRSRWDGPLIVKGILDPDDARLAADHGADGIIVSNHGGRQLDGVLSSAKALPPIADAVGGRVTVLADSGVRSGLDVVRMLALGADGVLLGRAWAYALAAAGEQGVRHMLGLIEVEMRVAMALTGCTNIPAITRDILA from the coding sequence ATGACTGCCGCGGCATCCACGCTGGATTATCGCGCACTGGCCCGTGCACGGCTTCCGCATTTCCTGTTCGAATATATCGATGGCGGCTCTTATGCCGAGGTCACGCTGCAACGAAATGTAACCGATCTGGCGGAGGTTGCCCTGCGCCAGCGGGTGATGACCGATGTGTCGGCGATCGATCTTTCGACCGAGCTGTTCGGCCAGCGTCTGGCCATGCCGGTGGCACTCGCGCCCGTGGGGCTCGCGGGGATGAACGCCCGGCGCGGCGAGGTGCAGGCCGCGCGCGCCGCGCAGGCGGCGGGCGTGCCGTTCTGCCTTTCCACCGTGTCGGTCTGTCCGCTGGCAGAGGTCGCCGCAGCCGCCGCGCCGTTCTGGTTCCAGCTGTACATGATCCGCGACCGCGCGTTCATGATCGACCTGATCGATCAAGCCAGGGCGGCCGGCTGTTCGGCGCTGGTCTTCACGGTCGACATGCCGGTACCCGGATCACGCTATCGCGATCTGCGTTCGGGCCTTGCGGGAGCCGCAGGGATAGCAGGGTCGCTCCGGCGGGCCTGGCAGGCTGCTCGGCGGCCGGGCTGGGCCTGGGACGTCGGGCTGCAAGGGCGTCCGCACCATCTGGGCAATGTCGCCCCGGTGCTTGGCAGCAACAGCGGGCTCGAGGATTTTCTCGGCTGGATGCGCAACAATTTCGACCCCACGGTGACATGGCGCGATCTCGAATTTGTGCGCTCGCGATGGGACGGCCCGTTGATCGTCAAGGGGATTCTCGATCCCGACGATGCCCGGCTTGCAGCCGATCATGGCGCCGATGGCATCATCGTGTCCAACCATGGCGGCCGGCAGCTTGATGGGGTCCTGTCGAGCGCCAAGGCGTTGCCGCCGATCGCCGATGCGGTGGGCGGTCGCGTGACGGTGCTGGCAGACAGCGGGGTACGATCCGGACTGGACGTGGTGCGCATGCTGGCACTGGGAGCAGATGGCGTGCTGCTGGGGCGGGCCTGGGCTTATGCGCTCGCGGCAGCAGGAGAACAGGGTGTGAGACATATGCTGGGGCTGATCGAAGTGGAAATGCGCGTGGCAATGGCGTTGACCGGGTGCACGAACATTCCGGCGATCACGCGGGACATTCTGGCGTGA
- a CDS encoding SDR family NAD(P)-dependent oxidoreductase yields the protein MNLLAGQTVLVTGGASGIGRAIALGAARAGADVAVFDKDPAQALVAQIEALGRKALTVTGDVAEPGEAERFVREAVIALGRVDVFVSNAGICPFHSFLDMPAEVFERTARVNLHGAFHMVQAAANAMVAGGRGGSIIAVSSISALVGGEFQTHYTPTKAGVHSLMQSAAIALGRHGIRCNSVLPGTILTDINKDDLADEGKRARMAARVPLGRLGEPDDLVGPTLFLASDMARYVTGAALLVDGGAFVNLQ from the coding sequence ATGAACCTGCTGGCCGGGCAGACAGTTTTGGTGACAGGGGGTGCCAGTGGTATCGGCCGTGCGATCGCGCTCGGCGCAGCGCGGGCAGGGGCCGACGTGGCGGTGTTCGACAAGGACCCGGCGCAGGCGCTGGTCGCGCAGATCGAGGCGCTCGGTCGCAAGGCCCTGACGGTCACCGGCGATGTCGCCGAACCCGGCGAGGCGGAACGATTCGTGCGTGAGGCGGTCATCGCCCTGGGGCGGGTCGATGTGTTCGTCAGCAATGCCGGCATCTGCCCGTTTCACAGCTTTCTGGATATGCCTGCCGAAGTCTTCGAGCGCACTGCGCGCGTCAATCTGCATGGCGCGTTCCATATGGTCCAGGCCGCTGCCAATGCGATGGTCGCAGGCGGGCGGGGCGGCTCGATCATTGCGGTCTCCTCGATCTCGGCGCTGGTCGGCGGCGAGTTCCAGACCCATTACACCCCGACCAAGGCGGGGGTGCATTCGCTGATGCAGTCCGCCGCGATCGCTTTGGGGCGGCATGGCATTCGCTGCAATTCGGTGCTGCCCGGCACGATCCTCACCGACATCAACAAGGATGACCTTGCCGACGAAGGCAAGCGGGCACGGATGGCGGCGCGTGTTCCGCTGGGCCGACTGGGAGAGCCCGACGATCTGGTGGGCCCGACGCTTTTCCTCGCATCGGATATGGCACGCTATGTCACCGGTGCGGCGCTGCTGGTGGACGGTGGCGCTTTCGTAAACCTGCAATGA
- a CDS encoding IclR family transcriptional regulator: MTSMAEDQKNGTGGSQTLLRGLDVIEACADGPIQLAALADKLGLTRSTTHRLANALIDRRYLASVPRRGYTLGPELLKLGFLAQRQTDVVQTARPHLEELAKLSGDTVHLGVLDHDRALYLDKIAGQRRIDIRSRIGDRHPLTSTGLGKALLIDDKPPRWLALFEQDQAAGAFPIERDLWLERMKTYAASGHAFDLEENEDAIRCVAAPVRDSSGRIVAAISVSSAAQYMDDERIQALVVDVRQTAEAIARDLGWSDR, from the coding sequence ATGACGTCAATGGCTGAGGATCAGAAAAATGGCACCGGCGGCAGCCAGACCCTATTGCGGGGGCTCGACGTGATCGAGGCATGCGCCGATGGTCCGATCCAGCTGGCAGCGCTGGCGGACAAGCTGGGGCTGACCCGGTCCACCACGCACAGGCTCGCGAACGCCTTGATCGACCGGCGATATCTCGCATCGGTGCCTCGGCGCGGCTACACTCTGGGCCCCGAACTGCTCAAGCTGGGCTTTTTGGCGCAGCGCCAGACCGATGTGGTGCAGACGGCGCGGCCGCATCTCGAAGAACTGGCCAAGCTGTCAGGCGATACGGTGCACCTGGGCGTGCTCGATCACGACCGTGCGCTTTACCTCGACAAGATCGCCGGACAGCGGCGGATCGATATCCGCAGCCGTATCGGCGACCGCCACCCGCTGACGTCTACCGGTCTGGGCAAGGCGCTGCTGATCGATGACAAGCCACCGCGGTGGCTGGCGCTGTTCGAGCAGGACCAGGCGGCGGGCGCCTTTCCGATCGAGCGCGATCTGTGGCTCGAACGGATGAAGACCTACGCCGCAAGCGGCCATGCCTTCGATCTGGAAGAGAATGAGGATGCCATCCGCTGTGTCGCTGCCCCCGTGCGCGATTCGAGCGGACGGATCGTCGCCGCGATCAGCGTGTCGAGCGCGGCGCAATATATGGACGACGAGCGCATCCAGGCTTTGGTGGTCGATGTCCGCCAGACGGCGGAAGCCATCGCCCGGGATCTGGGGTGGAGCGATAGATGA
- the rhmD gene encoding L-rhamnonate dehydratase, with amino-acid sequence MPFPKIVAVRAFTARGGGADYHDQGAGHWIDDHIATPMARYPEYRASRQSFGINVLGTLVVELEASDGTVGFAVTTGGEPAAFIVERHLSRFLIGQNPADFERIWDQMYFSTQYYGRKGLVVNAISAVDLALWDLLGKLRQEPVYHLLGGAVRDELQFYATGARPDIARDLGFIGGKLPLHHGPAEGDEGLKKNVALLADMRARCGDDFWLMYDCWMALDVDYATRLAHACHAHGLKWIEEAISPDDYWGYAELKRNVPKGMLVTCGEHEATRWGFRMLLEMDCCDIIQPDVGWCGGITELIKISALADARGKLVVPHGSSVYSYHFVVTRHNSPFAEFLMMHPGPTEVVPMFAPQLLGEPVPHNGRIKVSALDKPGFGVELNPDVPLHRPYSN; translated from the coding sequence ATTCCCTTTCCAAAAATCGTTGCTGTTCGTGCGTTTACCGCGCGCGGTGGCGGCGCGGACTATCACGACCAGGGCGCTGGCCACTGGATCGACGATCATATCGCAACGCCCATGGCACGGTACCCCGAATATCGCGCGTCGCGCCAGAGCTTCGGCATCAATGTGCTGGGCACGCTGGTGGTGGAGCTGGAAGCGAGCGACGGAACAGTTGGCTTTGCGGTCACCACCGGGGGCGAACCTGCGGCGTTCATCGTCGAGCGCCACCTGTCGCGCTTCCTGATCGGTCAGAACCCTGCAGACTTTGAACGCATCTGGGACCAGATGTATTTCTCGACCCAATATTACGGGCGCAAGGGGCTGGTCGTGAACGCGATCTCGGCGGTCGATCTGGCGTTGTGGGATTTGCTGGGCAAGCTGCGGCAGGAACCGGTCTATCACCTGCTCGGCGGCGCGGTTCGCGACGAGCTGCAATTCTACGCGACCGGCGCCCGCCCTGACATCGCGCGCGATCTCGGCTTTATCGGCGGCAAGCTGCCGCTGCACCACGGCCCGGCGGAGGGTGACGAGGGGCTCAAGAAGAATGTCGCGCTGCTGGCCGACATGCGCGCCAGGTGCGGCGACGATTTCTGGCTGATGTACGACTGCTGGATGGCGCTTGATGTCGATTATGCCACCCGGCTGGCGCATGCCTGCCACGCCCATGGCCTCAAGTGGATCGAGGAGGCAATCAGCCCGGACGATTACTGGGGCTACGCCGAACTCAAGCGCAATGTGCCCAAGGGCATGCTGGTGACCTGCGGCGAGCATGAAGCCACGCGCTGGGGCTTTCGCATGCTGCTGGAGATGGACTGCTGCGACATCATCCAGCCCGATGTGGGCTGGTGCGGCGGCATCACCGAGCTCATCAAGATTTCCGCGCTGGCCGATGCGCGCGGCAAGCTCGTCGTCCCGCATGGATCGAGCGTCTACAGCTATCACTTTGTCGTGACCCGCCACAATTCGCCCTTCGCGGAATTCCTGATGATGCACCCTGGCCCGACGGAGGTCGTGCCGATGTTCGCCCCACAATTGCTGGGCGAGCCGGTGCCGCACAACGGGCGCATCAAGGTGAGCGCTCTGGACAAGCCGGGGTTCGGGGTTGAGCTCAACCCCGATGTCCCCCTTCACCGCCCCTACTCCAATTGA
- a CDS encoding fumarylacetoacetate hydrolase family protein, giving the protein MKLCRYGPKGSEKPGLVDAAGRLRNLSGVIDDLTVDAISTLAALDPDTLPLVEGTPRYGVPVAGIGKFLAIGLNYADHAREAGLEPPPEPIFFTKAISCLNGPNDDVMIPDGSSKTDWEVELGVVIGKTCRYVPEAEALSHVAGFVLVNDVSERAFQKELGSQWDKGKGCDTFGPVGPWLVTPDEIADCQALDMFLDVNGQRMQTGNTGTMIFPVAECIAYVSRFITLHPGDLLITGTPPGVGEGQKPDQIFLQPGDDMRLGITGLGEQRQRVVAFDLAALA; this is encoded by the coding sequence ATGAAACTATGCCGCTATGGGCCCAAGGGCTCTGAAAAACCCGGATTGGTCGATGCCGCGGGTCGTTTGCGAAACCTGTCCGGGGTTATCGACGACCTCACGGTCGACGCGATCTCCACGCTTGCAGCGCTCGACCCCGACACCTTGCCGCTGGTGGAGGGCACGCCGCGCTATGGCGTCCCCGTCGCCGGGATCGGCAAGTTCCTCGCCATCGGCCTCAACTATGCCGATCACGCGCGTGAAGCCGGGCTCGAGCCGCCGCCCGAGCCGATCTTCTTCACCAAGGCGATTTCGTGCCTCAACGGCCCCAATGACGATGTCATGATCCCCGATGGCTCGAGCAAGACCGACTGGGAGGTCGAGCTGGGCGTGGTGATCGGCAAGACCTGCCGCTACGTGCCCGAGGCCGAAGCCCTGTCGCATGTTGCAGGCTTTGTGCTGGTCAACGACGTCTCCGAGCGCGCCTTTCAGAAGGAACTCGGCAGCCAGTGGGACAAGGGCAAGGGCTGCGACACCTTCGGCCCGGTCGGCCCGTGGCTGGTCACCCCCGACGAGATCGCTGATTGCCAGGCACTCGACATGTTTCTCGACGTCAACGGCCAGCGGATGCAGACCGGGAACACGGGGACGATGATTTTCCCCGTCGCCGAATGCATCGCCTATGTCAGCCGCTTCATCACCCTGCACCCTGGCGATCTGCTGATCACCGGCACGCCGCCTGGCGTCGGCGAGGGCCAGAAGCCTGACCAGATATTCCTGCAGCCCGGCGACGACATGCGGCTGGGCATCACAGGCCTGGGCGAACAGCGCCAGCGGGTCGTGGCCTTCGACCTGGCAGCGCTGGCGTGA
- a CDS encoding SDR family oxidoreductase, translating into MSVFSGRFAGRCAVITGGASGLGFAVAERIVAEGGQVSLWDSNADALAEAAAAIGAASVSQVDVGDLAAVEAAVEASVAAMAHIDILVCSAGITGATAPAHQYPVDSWRQVVDVNLHGVFHSNRSVIPLMLANGYGRIVNISSVAGKEGNPNASAYSATKAAVIGFTKSVGKELAGKGIVANALTPATFESPILEQLPQSQIDYMLSRIPMGRLGRVEESAAMVCFMASEECTFTTASTFDTSGGRTTF; encoded by the coding sequence GTGAGCGTGTTTTCCGGACGTTTCGCAGGCCGTTGCGCGGTCATTACTGGTGGTGCCTCGGGCCTGGGCTTTGCGGTGGCAGAGCGCATCGTCGCGGAAGGTGGCCAGGTTTCACTGTGGGACAGTAACGCCGATGCCTTGGCCGAAGCGGCGGCCGCGATCGGCGCGGCCAGTGTCAGCCAGGTGGATGTCGGTGATCTGGCCGCGGTCGAGGCGGCGGTCGAGGCCTCGGTCGCCGCGATGGCGCACATCGATATCCTGGTCTGCTCGGCTGGCATCACCGGCGCCACGGCGCCTGCGCACCAATATCCGGTGGATAGCTGGCGGCAGGTTGTCGATGTCAACCTTCACGGCGTCTTCCATTCCAACCGGTCGGTCATCCCGCTGATGCTGGCCAACGGCTATGGCCGGATCGTCAACATCTCGTCGGTCGCCGGCAAGGAGGGCAACCCCAATGCCAGCGCCTATTCGGCTACCAAGGCAGCGGTGATCGGCTTTACCAAGAGCGTGGGCAAGGAACTCGCCGGCAAGGGCATCGTCGCCAACGCGCTTACCCCCGCCACCTTCGAAAGCCCGATCCTGGAGCAGCTGCCCCAGAGCCAGATCGACTATATGCTGTCGCGCATTCCGATGGGGCGGCTGGGCAGGGTCGAGGAATCGGCGGCGATGGTCTGCTTCATGGCATCGGAAGAATGCACCTTTACCACGGCGTCGACCTTCGACACCTCGGGAGGCCGCACAACCTTCTGA
- a CDS encoding amidohydrolase family protein: MRYPWLTPPFDDRGPNGSVAAIAQDYTLADYLVEAGGWDVRGVVHVDAGADPRDALAETEWLQATADTHGMPNAIIAYADLAQSDVDDLLAAHVAHANVRGIRHIVNWHRDADRTYTARDVTSDAAWQNGFARLAAHGLSFDLQCYPGQMPGLARLLQQHPDIPVCINHAGMGVDGEADWRDGMQPLAALPQVAVKLSGFGFVFRPLDPSKVRDRLRRTIDLFGPERCMIASDFPTDRLFGGFDAILDSYLEAVQDLPDAQIRALFAGNANRFYRLGLDLTS; the protein is encoded by the coding sequence TTGCGCTATCCCTGGCTGACCCCGCCGTTCGATGACAGGGGGCCCAACGGCTCGGTTGCGGCCATCGCCCAGGACTACACGCTTGCCGACTATCTGGTGGAAGCAGGTGGCTGGGATGTGCGCGGCGTGGTCCATGTCGATGCCGGAGCCGATCCACGCGACGCGCTGGCCGAAACCGAATGGCTGCAGGCCACCGCCGACACGCACGGCATGCCCAATGCGATCATCGCCTATGCCGATCTGGCCCAGAGCGATGTCGACGATCTGCTCGCAGCCCATGTTGCGCACGCCAACGTCCGCGGCATCCGCCATATCGTCAACTGGCACCGCGATGCAGATCGCACCTATACCGCGCGCGACGTGACCAGCGATGCTGCCTGGCAAAACGGCTTTGCCCGGCTTGCCGCGCACGGCCTGTCGTTCGATCTGCAATGCTATCCCGGCCAGATGCCGGGGCTCGCTCGTTTGCTGCAGCAGCATCCGGATATCCCGGTGTGCATCAATCACGCTGGCATGGGGGTCGATGGCGAGGCGGACTGGCGCGACGGCATGCAACCGCTCGCCGCCCTGCCCCAGGTTGCGGTCAAGCTGTCTGGCTTCGGCTTTGTTTTCCGGCCGCTCGATCCGTCCAAGGTCCGCGACCGATTGCGCCGGACGATCGACCTGTTCGGGCCAGAGCGCTGCATGATTGCCAGCGACTTTCCCACCGATCGGCTGTTCGGCGGGTTCGATGCCATTCTCGACAGCTATCTGGAGGCGGTACAGGATCTGCCTGACGCGCAGATCCGCGCACTGTTTGCCGGCAATGCCAACCGTTTCTATCGCCTGGGACTGGATCTGACATCATGA
- the rhaT gene encoding L-rhamnose/proton symporter RhaT: protein MTPNPLIGVLYHWLGGFASASFYVPYRAVRGWSWEIYWLTGGLFSWAIAPWLFASLQTNDLLMVFGEAPPAAIIWPVVFGMLWGFGGLTYGLTMRYLGLSLGMAVVLGLCTVFGTLIPPLFQGDFQSKLLDSLSGNIILAGLAITLGGIIVVAIAGARKDASLTDAQKADAVAEFNFRKGIGVAIFSGVMSSCFAFGLAAGEPVKAVSAAHGTGPLWTGLPVLCLIMAGGLVTNGLWCAFLILRNRSAGQWVGRSADAATDAPAPAAANPSAAVQPAIPLLANFGLCALAGTTWYFQFFFYTMGESQMGRLGFSSWTLHMASIIIFGTVWGFALREWRDAPGRIKAMVWSGVALLVMATIVIGYGNMLGA from the coding sequence ATGACCCCCAATCCGCTGATCGGCGTGCTTTATCACTGGCTGGGCGGCTTTGCCTCGGCGAGCTTCTATGTGCCCTATCGCGCGGTGCGCGGCTGGTCGTGGGAAATCTACTGGCTGACCGGAGGGCTGTTTTCCTGGGCGATCGCGCCCTGGCTGTTCGCATCGCTGCAGACCAACGATCTGCTGATGGTCTTCGGGGAGGCGCCCCCTGCCGCGATCATCTGGCCGGTGGTGTTCGGCATGTTGTGGGGCTTTGGCGGGCTGACCTATGGGCTGACCATGCGCTATCTGGGCCTGTCGCTGGGAATGGCGGTGGTGCTGGGGCTGTGCACGGTGTTCGGGACATTGATTCCGCCGCTGTTCCAGGGAGACTTTCAGTCCAAGCTGCTCGACAGCCTGAGCGGCAACATCATTCTGGCCGGGCTCGCCATCACGCTAGGCGGGATCATCGTCGTCGCCATCGCCGGCGCGCGCAAGGACGCCAGCCTGACCGATGCGCAAAAGGCTGATGCGGTGGCGGAGTTCAACTTCCGCAAGGGAATCGGCGTGGCGATCTTCAGCGGCGTCATGTCCTCGTGCTTCGCCTTCGGGCTGGCGGCAGGCGAACCGGTCAAGGCGGTTTCGGCCGCGCATGGCACCGGCCCGTTGTGGACCGGCCTGCCCGTGCTGTGCCTGATCATGGCGGGGGGCCTGGTCACCAACGGCCTGTGGTGCGCCTTTCTGATCCTGCGCAATCGCAGCGCCGGGCAATGGGTGGGACGCTCTGCAGATGCCGCGACGGACGCGCCTGCACCAGCCGCAGCAAATCCTTCCGCTGCAGTGCAACCCGCCATTCCGCTGCTCGCGAATTTCGGGCTGTGCGCGCTGGCAGGGACGACGTGGTATTTCCAGTTCTTCTTCTACACGATGGGGGAAAGCCAGATGGGCCGGCTGGGCTTCTCGTCCTGGACGTTGCATATGGCCTCGATCATCATCTTCGGGACCGTGTGGGGCTTTGCCCTGCGCGAATGGCGCGACGCGCCGGGCCGCATCAAGGCGATGGTCTGGTCGGGTGTCGCGCTGCTGGTGATGGCGACGATCGTCATCGGCTATGGCAACATGCTGGGGGCGTGA
- a CDS encoding glycoside hydrolase family 43 protein, whose protein sequence is MRSSLVYSLTLALALGGATSATATPPANRQYANPIIWADYSDPDVIRVGDRYYMVSSSFHLSPGIPVLESADLVTWRIIGHVLPRLPFDPAYDMPGPHTLTDAISKPIGGTRYASGTWAPSIRHHAGKFFVYVATPDEGIFMMTATDPRGPWSAPIQVIAGPGLEDPCPFWDDDGSAWLIHGRVGAGPLILHRMSADGTRVLDQGIVVAEDRQRLPVLEGPKLYKRDGYYYIFAPIGGVSTGPQAVGRSRRITGPYEWRDVLLPTAEVKGPHQGGYVETPSGQGWFVHFNSTGAFGRITWLEPVRWEDGWPMMGDASNRPVASAAAPDVPASSPRFALQASDEFSGRRLGLQWQWNHNPDDRRWSLADRPGWLRLSAGHARYLTHARNTLTQMLTGPQMVATTRIDLRRMADGQRAGLTMFGVRPTWIGAVREGGVTRLAFASEGVETLGEPLPATALFRVEVGPDQRAHYSWSADGRLFFPFGKALQLAPFSWWRGSRPGLFTFTHAPSPAGSIDVDWVRISSRKEKK, encoded by the coding sequence ATGCGGTCCAGCCTCGTATACTCGCTGACGCTGGCGCTGGCTCTGGGCGGGGCGACATCGGCCACAGCCACGCCCCCGGCCAACCGGCAGTATGCGAACCCGATCATCTGGGCCGACTATTCGGACCCCGATGTGATCCGCGTAGGCGACCGCTATTACATGGTCTCGTCGAGCTTCCACCTGTCGCCGGGCATCCCGGTGCTCGAATCGGCCGATCTGGTGACATGGCGGATCATCGGCCATGTCCTGCCCCGGCTACCGTTCGATCCCGCCTATGACATGCCCGGGCCTCACACGCTGACCGATGCGATTTCCAAGCCGATCGGCGGCACCCGCTATGCCAGCGGAACCTGGGCTCCGTCGATCCGCCACCATGCCGGAAAATTCTTCGTCTATGTCGCCACCCCGGACGAGGGCATCTTCATGATGACCGCGACTGATCCGCGCGGTCCGTGGAGCGCCCCAATCCAGGTCATCGCAGGACCCGGTCTGGAAGACCCCTGCCCTTTCTGGGACGATGACGGCAGCGCATGGCTGATCCACGGACGTGTCGGGGCAGGCCCGTTGATCCTCCACCGCATGTCCGCGGACGGCACGCGCGTGCTCGACCAAGGCATCGTGGTGGCCGAGGACAGGCAGCGGCTGCCCGTGCTGGAGGGCCCCAAGCTCTACAAGCGCGACGGATATTACTATATCTTCGCGCCGATTGGCGGGGTGAGCACCGGCCCGCAGGCCGTCGGCCGATCCCGCCGCATCACCGGTCCATATGAGTGGCGCGATGTGCTGCTGCCCACCGCCGAGGTCAAAGGCCCGCACCAGGGCGGCTACGTGGAAACACCCTCGGGCCAGGGCTGGTTCGTCCATTTCAACTCGACCGGCGCGTTCGGGCGCATCACCTGGCTGGAGCCGGTGCGCTGGGAAGACGGCTGGCCGATGATGGGCGATGCGTCCAATCGCCCCGTAGCGAGCGCCGCCGCGCCAGATGTGCCCGCATCATCGCCGCGCTTTGCGCTGCAGGCATCCGACGAGTTCAGCGGCCGCAGGCTGGGGCTGCAATGGCAGTGGAACCATAATCCGGACGACCGCCGGTGGTCGCTGGCAGACCGGCCGGGCTGGCTGCGGCTGTCGGCGGGCCACGCGCGCTATCTCACTCACGCGCGCAACACGCTGACCCAGATGCTCACCGGCCCGCAGATGGTCGCCACCACGCGGATCGACCTGCGACGGATGGCCGATGGACAACGCGCCGGGCTGACCATGTTCGGCGTCCGCCCGACCTGGATCGGCGCGGTGCGCGAAGGCGGCGTCACCAGGCTCGCCTTTGCCAGCGAAGGCGTTGAAACGCTGGGCGAGCCGCTCCCCGCCACCGCGCTGTTCCGCGTCGAGGTCGGTCCCGACCAGCGGGCGCATTACAGCTGGAGCGCGGACGGACGGCTCTTCTTTCCCTTTGGCAAGGCGCTGCAACTGGCGCCTTTCTCATGGTGGCGCGGGTCGCGGCCCGGGCTGTTTACCTTCACCCATGCCCCAAGCCCGGCCGGATCGATCGATGTGGACTGGGTACGCATTTCATCCCGCAAGGAGAAGAAGTGA
- a CDS encoding endo-1,4-beta-xylanase, protein MVDCTRRTLLAGVGAAALLPRTAWAEPAIGPSLDVLAGLSGRRFGSAIGGGHGGPLTRSFDDPAYRAIMAAECGVMTPENELKWSVLRRGGAGSFDFAPADRLLAFAEANGMAFRGHTLLWHHPQYTPEWVAKHDYGSKPASEAARLIEEHVTTVCSHYGRRILSYDVVNEAIDPETGDYRTTPLTQHLSPQEAVDLAFRAARAAAPEAELVYNDFMSWEPGSPRHVPAVLELLEGFRKRGVPVDAMGIQGHIGDPGGAKSAPFAARDERAWRRFLDAVTAMGYKLHITELDVSDKKLPAPTAERDAQVADYARAYLDCMLSYPQLGDIVLWGITDQYNWLNGLTPRSDGLPKRPTPYDDQFRAKPLRAAIADALITAARRSNI, encoded by the coding sequence ATGGTCGATTGCACACGCCGTACGCTGCTGGCCGGAGTGGGGGCAGCGGCGCTGCTGCCGCGCACCGCCTGGGCCGAACCTGCCATCGGGCCGTCGCTCGACGTGCTGGCAGGGCTTTCGGGTCGGCGTTTCGGCTCTGCGATCGGCGGCGGCCATGGCGGGCCGCTCACCCGCTCTTTCGACGATCCGGCCTATCGCGCGATCATGGCAGCGGAATGCGGCGTCATGACCCCCGAAAACGAACTCAAGTGGAGCGTGTTGCGCCGTGGTGGCGCAGGATCGTTCGATTTTGCTCCCGCCGACCGGTTACTGGCCTTTGCGGAAGCCAACGGCATGGCGTTTCGCGGGCACACCCTGTTGTGGCACCACCCGCAATACACCCCCGAATGGGTCGCCAAGCATGATTACGGATCGAAGCCCGCCAGCGAGGCCGCACGGCTGATCGAGGAGCATGTGACCACGGTCTGCAGCCATTATGGCCGCCGCATCCTGAGCTATGACGTGGTCAACGAGGCGATCGACCCGGAAACCGGGGATTACCGCACAACCCCGCTGACGCAGCATCTCAGCCCGCAAGAGGCCGTAGACCTGGCCTTCCGCGCCGCACGCGCGGCCGCGCCCGAGGCCGAGTTGGTGTATAATGATTTCATGTCCTGGGAGCCTGGCAGCCCGCGCCATGTGCCCGCCGTACTCGAACTGCTCGAAGGGTTTCGCAAGCGCGGCGTGCCGGTGGACGCGATGGGAATCCAGGGCCATATCGGTGACCCCGGTGGTGCCAAGAGCGCCCCCTTCGCTGCGCGCGACGAACGGGCGTGGCGGCGTTTTCTCGATGCCGTCACCGCGATGGGTTACAAGCTGCACATCACCGAGCTGGATGTCAGCGACAAGAAGCTGCCCGCCCCGACGGCCGAGCGCGACGCGCAGGTGGCCGACTATGCCCGAGCGTATCTGGACTGCATGCTGAGCTATCCGCAGTTGGGCGACATCGTGCTGTGGGGCATTACCGATCAGTATAACTGGCTCAATGGGCTGACCCCGCGCAGCGACGGCCTGCCCAAGCGACCAACCCCCTATGATGACCAGTTTCGCGCAAAACCGCTCCGCGCCGCCATTGCCGATGCTCTCATAACAGCCGCGCGACGCTCAAACATTTAG
- a CDS encoding phage integrase central domain-containing protein, whose product MASARNRVAYSRGASLELPAMTGRIVPYSPTMASILRFGQTDLTIGPCPIDAVDPAELLAVLKKINTAGKRETAVRTRAFASRVCRHGVLWHA is encoded by the coding sequence ATGGCAAGCGCAAGAAACCGCGTCGCATATTCGCGTGGGGCCTCATTGGAGTTACCCGCCATGACCGGCCGGATTGTCCCATATTCGCCGACAATGGCCTCTATCTTGAGATTCGGCCAAACGGATCTAACCATCGGTCCTTGTCCTATCGACGCGGTCGATCCCGCAGAACTTTTAGCTGTGCTCAAGAAGATCAACACGGCGGGCAAGCGCGAAACGGCGGTGCGTACCAGGGCGTTTGCCAGCCGCGTATGTCGGCACGGGGTACTATGGCATGCATGA